ATATTCTTGTTCAATGGGGGAAAGTGTTTTTACCTCATAAGCTCTATATTCTGAAATGGCTTTTTGTTCAGCTTGTTCACGACTGATTTTCCCAGCACTTTGCAACACGCCTTTACCATACATTTGAGCAAATTTATCTAATTCATTAACCCAATCTTGCATATACATTGGCGTATGAGATTGTGCTTTAAGTTCAGCTAGGTCAAAAAAAGCAGATACCAAACGATTTAAACGAAATAATTCTTCTTCTGTGAGATAATTTTTTGCAACTTTGACTTCTTTTAATGTGGGTAATGCACCTTTAAATGTAGTTAGCCCCATAAAATCTTTATTGCTATCTACTCTATAGTAAATGAGTTCTGCCGATGTTTGTTCACAAGTTGCATAATGTAACTTATTTTGTACCGTTTTGAAGAATTTAACTGTTGCTTCGCTTTTAGGATTATAATCTTGGCTGGTTGCGTATAGTTCTAGAACTTGGCGATATAATGCTTTTTCACTCGAGCGAATATCTCTGATTCTATTGAGTAATTCTTTCCAATAATCTCCACCACCATTATCTTTTAAGCGTTCATCATCTATCGTAAAACCTTTTACCATATATTCTTGCAATCGCTCGGTTGCCCATTGACGGAATTGTGTGCCACGAGATGATCGAACTCGGTATCCTACAGCAATAATCAGTGATAACGAATAATAAGCTAATTGGCGAGAAACGGTTCGATTTCCTTCATTTTGAACTGTCAACTTATAGTTGACGGTTGAATTTTCATCAAGTTCGCCTTCAGAAAAGATAGCTTTAATATGTTTACTGATATTTTGTTTAGTGGTCTGATATAGCTCAGCCATTTCAATTTGAGATAGCCAAATCTGATCATCA
The Haemophilus influenzae DNA segment above includes these coding regions:
- a CDS encoding virulence RhuM family protein, with product MDIVLYTTNEGNAQFRLQKFDDQIWLSQIEMAELYQTTKQNISKHIKAIFSEGELDENSTVNYKLTVQNEGNRTVSRQLAYYSLSLIIAVGYRVRSSRGTQFRQWATERLQEYMVKGFTIDDERLKDNGGGDYWKELLNRIRDIRSSEKALYRQVLELYATSQDYNPKSEATVKFFKTVQNKLHYATCEQTSAELIYYRVDSNKDFMGLTTFKGALPTLKEVKVAKNYLTEEELFRLNRLVSAFFDLAELKAQSHTPMYMQDWVNELDKFAQMYGKGVLQSAGKISREQAEQKAISEYRAYEVKTLSPIEQEYLATLKALEKTTVHKLHQKK